One Dysidea avara chromosome 7, odDysAvar1.4, whole genome shotgun sequence genomic region harbors:
- the LOC136260231 gene encoding 5'-3' DNA helicase ZGRF1-like isoform X4, translated as MLAQYKVLYTHQKTKKHKTWKDGILRVYQSKATLLDASGSHDHLDTLYIRSSQVEAGQELESDRYIIDVDQLEDVRRAPTTPVHVVSTSSDHKNVTSSTHMVPRRSGVDIIKLLKMTSPGDHVIQSSSHVTSFDVTATPPSSQSGSLFPMFGVRSNVKRSRSLDVPCNAANHIQPVHAQLTSFDSDPINEKENISFVGDNIFWDEQDSNGYHDDELVRQLPPAPPSIQQTGSHGNIIRKDQRPKSIRRNIELFNSPYISSDKGLPHESASSKKRKVSSSVAMVTPKSGNKLPIVIPSLEECHQLPATPLRDHVIPSCFPSVAAYRDCLCAALTEHINLIVYDVINRWHQIISKVDCSGLRLAGAVTMTTTEVETSSSNNAAPCCKHGPAQLRTVRKEGANKGRLFYTCSQPIAVGDQCKFFKWADEVTSSSNSCHGGQHTSQIKLKSTSDLIGYSVANGIQVYPDCELIGRSQHIQMTTHNKYKKTGGAAATQVLYLVLPRQESSKAYNKDDLWIVSHDAQFTPTNSFVARSTFYGPTSSLHLEVCPISGYSPSNWPSGVRVVALHLSNVSTELCCLDNQCEHLRTNSFPLLPHLISLDGCHSNSGQFTTPFLTSNHGNNTHLHWNEIEPLVTTISQQYHLNEDQHHSLCCCARMFTVDQPPVTLIHVIVIFLTELFPLLEEQATSHISSSSSSHTPCLKLLVSSATNVAVDRVLMGLLELGYTDLIRVGSMKKIAKPVLPYSVHMSGDDQELAELQDMYRQPDLTSVEKKLVAESIKKHKMGINKKRLSEVRVVGATCAACLFDVMKSHQFNVVLVDEASQMSEPVSLLPIARFGCHKLLLLGDPKQLPPTIQGSEASHDHGLEQTLFDRLVLMGHTPIMLKTQYRCHPRLSSLSNKLFYGGQLVDGVSESDRIPVKASLPTLCFCDVVGGREQCDQDGSFSNPQEAQFVVMLIELCVQWGVPLENVGVIVLYRSQVGMIKNKLTNHKQLTSHSVLISTVDAFQGGERDVIILSCVRTRHAGFIDSDRRVNVALTRAKRHLLIVGNRHMLQSNPLWGRIINYCNEHDDGVMDHRQFMINVNDDDNQDN; from the exons ATGCTAGCACAATATAAG GTGTTGTACACTCACCAGAAGACCAAGAAACACAAAACATGGAAG GATGGGATATTACGAGTATACCAATCaaag GCTACCTTACTAGATGCAAgcggatcacatgatcacttgGACACACTATATATTAGATCCAGTCAG GTGGAGGCAGGACAGGAATTGGAGAGTGACCGGTACATCATTGATGTTGATCAACTGGAGGATGTGAGAAGGGCTCCAACCACACCAGTTCATGTGGTATCTACCAGCAGTGATCACAAGAATGTGACTAGTAGCACTCACATGGTCCCTAGGAGGAGTGGTGTTGACATCATCAAGTTGTTAAAGATGACATCACctggtgatcatgtgatccaatcaaGTAGTCATGTGACTTCATTTGATGTTACTGCCACACCTCCCTCATCACAATCAGG GTCACTATTCCCAATGTTTGGTGTAAGATCTAATGTGAAGAGAAGTAGATCACTGGACGTACCTTGTAATGCAGCCAATCATATCCAGCCAGTCCATGCTCAGCTAACTTCATTTGACTCTGATCCTATTAATGAGAAGGAAAATATTTCATTTGTGGGTGACAATATATTTTGGGATGAACAAGATTCCAATGGTTACCACGATGATGAGTTAGTTAGGCAACTTCCACCAGCCCCTCCTTCTATCCAACAAACTGGTAGTCATGGTAACATCATTAGGAAGGATCAAAGACCTAAAAGCATCAGAAGAAACATTGAATTGTTTAACTCTCCTTATATTAGCAGTGATAAGGGACTTCCCCATGAGTCAGCGAGTTCTAAGAAGAGGAAAGTGTCATCTAGTGTTGCTATGGTTACACCAAAAAGTGGGAACAAG TTACCCATTGTCATTCCATCACTGGAGGAGTGTCATCAGCTTCCTGCCACACCCCTACGGGATCATGTAATTCCTTCCTGTTTCCCAAGTGTAGCAGCATACAGGGATTGTTTGTGTGCAGCCCTAACAG AACACATCAACCTAATTGTTTACGATGTCATCAATCGCTGGCATCAGATCATTAGTAAGGTGGATTGTTCTGGTCTACGATTGGCTGGA GCAGTTACCATGACTACTACAGAAGTAGAGACGTCTTCCAGCAATAATGCTGCACCATGCTGCAAACATG GACCTGCACAATTGAGGACCGTCAGAAAGGAGGGTGCTAACAAG GGACGATTGTTCTATACTTGTAGTCAACCAATAGCAGTTGGTGATCAGTGTAAG TTCTTCAAGTGGGCTGATGAAGTGACGTCATCTTCAAATAGTTGTCATGGTGGCCAGCACACATCTCAGATCAAGCTCAAGTCCACCAGTGATTTGATTGGTTACAGTGTAGCCAATGGGATCCAAGTGTATCCTGATTGTGAGCTGATAGG GAGATCTCAACACATTCAGATGACTACACACAATAAG TATAAGAAGACTGGGGGTGCAGCAGCCACACAAGTGCTCTACCTAGTGTTACCCCGTCAGGAGTCTTCAAAAGCTTATAACAAAG ATGACTTATGGATAGTATCACATGATGCACAGTTCACACCCACTAACAGTTTTGTTGCTAGGAGTACTTTTTATGGTCCGACATCCAGTCTCCACCTGGAGGTGTGTCCCATTAG TGGATATAGCCCATCAAACTGGCCCTCTGGGG TTCGTGTGGTTGCCCTACACTTGTCCAATGTTAGCACAGAGCTGTGTTGTCTTGACAACCAGTGTGAACACCTTCGTACTAATAGCTTCCCTCTACTACCTCATCTCAT CTCTCTTGATGGTTGTCATAGTAATAGTGGACAATTCACCACACCTTTCCTGACTAGTAACCATGGCAACAATACTCACCTCCACTGGAATGAGATA GAACCACTGGTCACTACAATATCACAACAATATCATCTCAATGAG GACCAGCACCACTCATTATGTTGCTGTGCTAGAATGTTTACTGTGGACCAACCACCTGTCACCTTGATACATG TTATTGTCATCTTTCTGACTGAACTGTTCCCGCTACTGGAGGAGCAAGCTACCAGCCACATCTCCTCTTCCAGTTCCAGTCACACACCCTGTTTGAAGCTGCTGGTGTCATCTGCCACCAATGTGGCTGTGGACCGTGTCCTTATGGg GTTACTGGAGCTAGGCTACACTGATCTCATTAGGGTTGGTAGTATGAAGAAGATAGCAAAGCCAGTGTTACCATACAG TGTGCATATGTCAGGTGATGACCAGGAATTGGCTGAACTACAAGACATGTACCGTCAACCTGACCTCACCAGTGTAGAGAAGAA GTTGGTTGCTGAGTCAATCAAGAAACACAAGATGGGCATTAATAAGAAG CGACTGTCAGAAGTGAGGGTTGTTGGGGCAACATGTGCAGCGTGTTTGTTTGATGTGATGAAGAGTCATCAGTTTAAT GTTGTACTAGTGGATGAAGCCAGTCAAATGAGTGAACCAGTATCATTACTACCAATTGCTAGGTTTGGTTGTCACAAGTTACTGTTGCTAGGAGACCCTAAG CAATTACCCCCTACAATTCAAGGTTCGgaagcatcacatgatcacgGCTTGGAACAGACATTGTTTGATAGACTGGTACTAATG GGACATACCCCCATCATGTTGAAGACTCAG TATCGATGTCACCCTCGACTCAGCTCATTGTCCAATAAGTTGTTCTATGGTGGTCAGTTGGTGGATGGGGTGAGCGAAAGTGATAGAATACCTGTGAAG GCCTCCCTACCTACATTATGTTTCTGTGATGTAGTGGGGGGTAGGGAGCAGTGTGACCAAGATGGTAGCTTTAGCAATCCACAAGAA GCACAATTTGTGGTGATGTTGATTGAGTTGTGTGTGCAGTGGGGTGTACCGCTTGAAAATGTTGGAGTCATTGTGCTATATCGGTCCCAGGTGGGCATGATAAAGAATAAACTGACAAATCACAAACA